The following proteins come from a genomic window of Metarhizium brunneum chromosome 2, complete sequence:
- the mrpl39 gene encoding 54S ribosomal protein L39 has product MAKKAKARLINARLISMAMTGFFYTFKRPRTAPLMGMIKYDPIVRKKVLFLETKKRSK; this is encoded by the exons ATGGCCAAGAAAG CCAAGGCGCGATTGATCAATGCCCGTCtcatctccatggccatgacaggTTTCTTTTACACCTTCAAGAGACCACGAACGGCGCCTCTCATGGGCATGATAAAATACGATCCAATCG TGCGCAAAAAAGTTCTCTTCCTCGAAACGAAAAAGAGGTCAAAGTAA
- the SSN2 gene encoding Mediator of RNA polymerase II transcription subunit 13, whose protein sequence is MDAAEYDTNILVVNNIASISFRVYEPSSDQSSSFGLAAIDIENSLREKGHIVYYDASRRGIWHFRIVGKEGSDEVSSQELDSSLSLRGYSLIVGEEGSFEPSSLPRPRSQQPQTGHTPTSSTSSASALDQSQRYAPTATSHLGPPGLQEQDSKGHTSVTDAKLVQGGSSSPKAYESFVVATLLTIQSAFCRHTDSIPLNYRTVLLSQDALENDGSFDVVTEKTPTIGTFSAYLTTTGVLVVCMGISICRGLLSYGDMLNQASDIPGQQILAAPFGVIASNQPAAQFDGGTASMAQTPNTQALSLRGAPDIHNSLWKQACLKFLQLRGVAQSKLTDCFWINLLISKPKLQDAKSDVKRSPMPNPTIMIPWPSPLCFRKRPVEVSSTSRVGETILRGHEESHDPLGNAQSWFSSTPERDEKISKRKAERVATSSEGFGGDSRPTRLNGQSPLTLRRPSTAAAGSMYPTPPDALQNANGVTPSLDGTLSSPGNPLSAAAVPEIDNNGSVSMAMGDSFEPVRDFSESKRQRSDSNLLGEADHMFGDMGQDMFGDNDITEADFNFFDEEPEDIDLEAALDEMGDATTAAIIGAEEHTADEEISNSREPIKEEPETEKDAGGFTKPELRHAISVQNDHAMPRGRESRPVSMKRESSPFDPHTVFKRVCASLAAPEKDGTIATDTNRMTKIFEKMDFDPTLPMINKKYEQGGQFDYSMSTAVGNSRLDHGVLPETDYLKRHGKLHRGSQDHKLYTKSLMGPLSGLERPISGRSPTKLDTQMSDDEQSSTESDQDDSSYTSDEPTSPPKSSVKQAPVEEDAVSQVASLKEQDVIEEPDHQLAIELPRLSKPETPELPLSMLFSDPEPLALELSLGDEDLIQAAQILTEQAATGSLDLCNTDHPANTSIISQGRATLLSDARTALQQLREALSVFLRGVEPVRLKAFLDIQDVLLQGQPRMQPRPIPGRDANAEQIRPSNLYQIPGPHLEVRRSDAKLSVLPSAVAFWESLGLAPSSGSKDITAVCVFPGWKGMVDNAKTFLGRIKSVYEVLRLGSFENMALASEMDSGLLPYEMDRISTSPDATLTGHGSALIGTMETLRASLSNLTVSDTNVVVYFVYSPNNPGTIVEACAAFQRFFDSYQKDLAAKKETATNELVLQLVSSDLLSSPTSVVVTPSVDLVRLCMETYDRCTLFGGPMPAPAIRLEQPLPRIIDFKLNTQPSVSLIRENSCIHVAYAQTVDGRWVTTAWTDDRGNQQATASYCLGRKGRPLSTSMSEVAYEIWQSTLDLISAWTVHWRVIITKCGPMDQQEIDSWVNLAHTETRLQVTMILMTVDTDPWLQLVPPVVKLPHASVPFYTTPVSTPQANIVSPEQSATPATPANVTAATPGGGEAGADTETDAILADVTDQTWGAIVGHRLNNSLGVTDLYPALVSGFLIKRTGARAEDVPIAMEVNLIHTEAFPRSYEPLLREMLSYFRGLATLSRARGMVSRETDVRPWHIAAAEKAARAMYLLM, encoded by the exons ATGGATGCTGCCGAATATGACACCAATATCCTCGTCGTG AACAACATCGCTTCGATTTCCTTTCGCGTGTACGAACCGTCTTCAGACCAGTCCTCGAGTTTTGGCCTGGCGGCCATTGATATTGAGAACTCTTTAAGAGAAAAGGGTCACATCGTTTATTACGACGCCAGCAGACGGGGTATATGGCACTTCAGAATAGTCGGCAAGGAGGGAAGTGATGAAGTCAGTAGTCAAGAGCTAGATTCATCTCTTAGCTTGCGTGGCTACTCACTTATTGTAGGAGAAGAGGGGTCTTTTGAGCCAAGCAGTCTTCCGAGGCCTCGATCACAACAACCACAGACAGGACATACACCCACCAGTTCAACTTCAAGCGCGTCTGCTTTGGATCAGTCGCAGCGCTATGCGCCAACTGCGACATCACATCTTGGGCCACCTGGACTGCAAGAGCAAGACTCAAAGGGGCACACTTCCGTAACTGACGCGAAGTTAGTGCAGGGAGGGTCATCATCTCCCAAAGCTTATGAGAGCTTCGTCGTCGCGACCCTCTTAACGATACAGTCAGCCTTCTGCCGCCACACAGATTCTATTCCTCTAAACTACCGAACCGTGTTACTTTCACAGGATGCTCTAGAAAATGATGGGTCTTTCGATGTGGTCACAGAAAAAACTCCTACAATCGGCACATTTAGCGCCTACCTAACAACCACAGGTGTCCTTGTAGTTTGCATGGGCATCTCAATATGTCGAGGTCTATTGTCCTATGGCGACATGCTCAACCAAGCTTCGGACATACCTGGACAGCAAATTCTTGCGGCTCCATTTGGTGTGATTGCCAGCAACCAGCCCGCTGCCCAGTTTGATGGTGGTACAGCGAGTATGGCTCAAACACCAAACACACAAGCATTGAGTCTTCGAGGAGCTCCAGATATTCACAATTCGCTTTGGAAGCAAGCATGCCTGAAATTTTTGCAACTCCGAGGTGTTGCCCAATCAAAATTAACAGATTGTTTCTGGATAAATTTACTCATATCTAAACCCAAACTTCAAGATGCAAAGAGCGATGTTAAGAGATCGCCGATGCCTAATCCTACCATCATGATTCCTTGGCCGAGCCCGCTGTGCTTTAGGAAGCGTCCTGTTGAGGTGTCATCCACAAGTCGAGTGGGTGAGACAATACTCCGGGGTCATGAAGAAAGCCACGACCCTTTAGGTAATGCACAGTCTTGGTTTAGTTCCACACCTGAGCGAGACGAGAAGATATCCAAAAGAAAGGCAGAACGCGTGGCAACATCAAGTGAGGGCTTCGGTGGCGATTCTAGACCTACAAGGCTAAACGGGCAGTCTCCTCTAACATTGAGACGGCCCAGTACAGCCGCAGCCGGCTCAATGTATCCTACTCCGCCTGACGCCTTACAAAATGCAAATGGAGTAACGCCCTCTCTTGATGGTACGCTGTCAAGCCCGGGAAATCCTTTGTCTGCCGCGGCTGTGCCAGAAATCGATAACAATGGGTCAGTCTCCATGGCGATGGGGGACTCTTTCGAGCCTGTACGAGATTTCTCCGAGTCtaaaaggcaaagaagcgACAGCAATCTTCTTGGCGAAGCTGACCACATGTTTGGCGACATGGGCCAAGATATGTTTGGTGATAACGACATCACAGAGGCTGACTTCAACTTTTTTGATGAGGAGCCCGAGGACATTGATCTCGAAGCTGCATTGGATGAGATGGGCGATGCAACCACGGCCGCAATTATTGGTGCAGAGGAGCATACAGCTGATGAAGAAATATCGAATTCCAGGGAGCCTATAAAGGAAGAACCAGAGACCGAGAAGGATGCTGGTGGATTCACGAAACCCGAGCTGCGCCACGCCATCAGCGTACAAAACGATCATGCGATGCcgcgaggaagagaaagtcGGCCCGTTTCCATGAAACGAGAGTCTAGCCCATTCGACCCTCATACTGTTTTCAAACGAGTTTGTGCATCATTGGCGGCACCTGAAAAGGACGGCACCATTGCCACAGACACCAATCGCATGACCAAAATATTTGAAAAGATGGACTTTGACCCAACACTTCCTATGATCAACAAGAAATATGAACAAGGTGGCCAATTTGACTACAGCATGAGCACAGCCGTTGGAAATTCAAGGCTGGACCATGGCGTGTTGCCGGAAACCGATTACTTAAAGCGCCATGGTAAGCTACACAGAGGATCGCAAGATCACAAATTATATACGAAGTCGCTTATGGGGCCCCTCTCCGGCCTTGAGCGGCCGATCTCTGGCCGTAGCCCTACAAAATTGGACACACAGATGTCGGATGACGAACAAAGCAGCACTGAGTCTGACCAAGACGACTCTAGTTATACGAGTGACGAGCCAACGTCCCCACCGAAGTCTAGTGTAAAGCAGGCGCCAGTGGAGGAAGATGCTGTTTCACAGGTTGCCTCTTTAAAGGAACAAGATGTGATTGAGGAACCGGACCATCAACTTGCGATTGAGCTCCCGCGTCTATCCAAGCCTGAAACACCAGAGTTGCCTCTTTCGATGCTTTTTTCAGATCCTGAGCCCCTTGCCCTGGAGCTCTCTCTTGGTGATGAGGATCTAATTCAGGCAGCCCAAATATTGACCGAACAGGCCGCCACAGGCTCCTTGGATCTTTGCAATACCGACCATCCCGCCAACACCTCGATAATAAGTCAAGGCCGAGCAACTCTACTCAGTGACGCCAGGACAGCACTTCAGCAACTTCGAGAGGCTCTCTCTGTCTTTCTACGGGGCGTGGAGCCTGTTCGCCTCAAGGCATTTTTAGATATTCAAGATGTACTCTTACAAGGTCAACCCAGGATGCAACCACGTCCCATACCTGGGAGAGACGCGAATGCCGAGCAGATCCGCCCCAGCAATCTTTATCAGATTCCGGGACCACATTTGGAGGTTCGCAGGTCAGATGCAAAACTCTCAGTCCTGCCCTCAGCTGTTGCATTTTGGGAAAGCTTAGGGCTGGCGCCATCTTCAGGCAGCAAGGACATAACCGCAGTCTGCGTTTTTCCGGGATGGAAGGGGATGGTCGATAATGCCAAAACATTCTTGGGGCGGATCAAGAGTGTTTACGAAGTTCTGAGACTCGGATCTTTCGAGAACATGGCCCTAGCGTCAGAGATGGATTCTGGTCTTCTCCCGTACGAAATGGACCGTATTTCAACTTCTCCCGATGCCACATTGACGGGGCACGGCTCAGCTTTGATAGGCACAATGGAGACGTTGCGAGCTTCACTTTCCAACTTGACTGTTTCGGACACGAACGTTGTTGTTTACTTCGTCTATTCCCCAAATAATCCTGGCACCATAGTCGAGGCCTGTGCAGCATTTCAGCGTTTCTTTGATTCATATCAGAAGGACTTGGCTGCAAAAAAGGAAACTGCGACAAATGAGCTCGTTCTACAGCTCGTCTCGTCTGACTTGCTATCTTCGCCAACTTCAGTGGTGGTGACTCCCTCTGTCGATCTCGTGAGGCTCTGCATGGAGACGTATGACCGGTGTACCCTCTTTGGCGGACCAATGCCTGCCCCAGCCATTCGGCTAGAACAGCCTCTTCCACGAATCATTGACTTCAAGCTTAACACACAACCTTCCGTGTCTCTCATCAGAGAAAACTCGTGCATTCACGTTGCTTATGCTCAGACTGTGGATGGGCGTTGGGTGACGACTGCTTGGACAGACGATCGCGGTAACCAGCAAGCGACTGCCTCGTACTGCTTGGGACGGAAAGGCAGGCCACTGTCCACGTCCATGAGTGAGGTAGCCTATGAGATCTGGCAATCTACTCTGGACCTAATCTCGGCATGGACAGTGCACTGGCGAGTTATAATCACGAAGTGCGGGCCAATGGATCAACAAGAAATCGATTCCTGGGTCAATTTGGCGCACACAGAAACCAGGCTCCAAGTGACAATGATCCTGATGACGGTTGATACAGATCCGTGGCTACAGCTGGTTCCTCCTGTGGTCAAGCTACCACATGCGTCGGTGCCTTTCTACACGACGCCAGTTTCGACGCCGCAGGCGAACATCGTATCGCCGGAGCAAAGTGCCACTCCAGCAACTCCAGCGAATGTGACTGCTGCAACCCCCGGGGGAGGAGAAGCGGGAGCGGACACTGAAACCGATGCGATTCTTGCCGATGTCACAGACCAGACTTGGGgggccattgttggccacCGACTGAATAATTCCCTG
- the ENP2 gene encoding Ribosome biogenesis protein ENP2 has product MKLSNPGTVPVYTISGASTARPLPDWLARRRKRSLKNDPEYQNRVELLQDFEFEEASNCIRVSEDGEWAMSTGTYKPQIHVHNLPQLSLSFTRHTNSLNHSFILLSSDYSKSLHLQTDRRLEFHTPMGCHYEVRLPRYGRGVLYDCHATEALVPAVGLDSEGKGEVFRMNLEQGRFMKSYQIEVGGDDELTGGGLQGGIGVGSVNVAANAENTHNLMAFGTSIGTVEFWDPRTKSRVALLAGHDGEITALDFSSSGLSLATGSSTGMVQLFDLRRPVALLKKDHGYGFPVKKLFHMTNSSQEKKIMSADKRIIKLWDEATGEPWTSVEPVVDINDVAWCKNTGMLLTANEGKQQHAFFIPQLGPAPKWCVFLDSMVEEMAEEVHTETYDNYKFLTLPELKQLSLAHLIGKTNLLRPYMHGYFVASKLYEQAKLIVNPYAWEEERMKRVKDKVEKERASRIRGTKKVKVNQKLVDKILKKQENREKVDTNAGILGDDRFAAVFEDEEFVVDETSKTFQLLNPSAQIEQPVDPKAPTRYQAKDSDDESGSEDEIRNSSKSGNDITMRVSSTQNEGQPLRDTALGSRIQKSGRVTKARQGDIGGERQVTFIPESKKKKLQEQDQPSPRQQQRGERRSASSNTFRRM; this is encoded by the coding sequence ATGAAGCTCTCCAATCCCGGGACCGTCCCTGTCTACACAATCTCGGGTGCATCTACTGCCCGACCGCTCCCAGACTGGCTTGCTCGCAGACGGAAGCGAAGTTTGAAAAATGACCCGGAATATCAGAACCGCGTTGAACTCCTCCAGGATTTCGAATTCGAAGAAGCTAGCAACTGCATTCGGGTGAGCGAAGATGGAGAATGGGCAATGAGCACCGGCACCTACAAACCGCAGATACACGTTCATAACCTCCCACAGCTTTCTTTGTCCTTTACCCGCCATACAAATTCTCTGAATCATTCATTTATTCTCCTTTCCTCTGACTACTCTAAATCGTTACATCTCCAAACTGATCGAAGACTCGAATTCCACACGCCAATGGGGTGCCATTACGAGGTCCGACTCCCAAGATACGGGCGTGGTGTGCTTTACGATTGCCATGCTACGGAAGCTTTAGTTCCTGCGGTCGGTTTGGACTCAGAAGGGAAAGGCGAAGTCTTCCGGATGAATTTGGAGCAGGGGCGTTTCATGAAGTCATACCAAATCGAGGTTGGCGGTGACGACGAATTGACTGGAGGCGGGTTGCAGGGTGGTATTGGCGTTGGAAGTGTCAATGTCGCCGCAAATGCAGAAAACACGCACAATCTTATGGCATTTGGGACGTCTATAGGCACTGTTGAATTCTGGGACCCACGGACGAAATCCCGAGTCGCATTGCTAGCTGGGCACGACGGCGAGATCACGGCATTAGATTTTAGCTCGTCGGGATTGTCTCTCGCCACCGGTTCTTCAACCGGCATGGTTCAACTCTTCGATTTGCGCCGTCCGGTGGCTCTACTCAAGAAGGATCACGGATATGGCTTTCCAGTTAAGAAACTCTTTCACATGACGAATTCGTCACAGGAGAAGAAAATCATGTCAGCCGATAAGCGCATTATTAAGCTTTGGGATGAGGCAACTGGCGAGCCTTGGACGTCAGTCGAGCCTGTCGTGGATATCAATGATGTGGCATGGTGCAAAAATACCGGCATGCTCCTCACTGCTAACGAGGGCAAGCAACAACACGCATTCTTCATCCCTCAGCTTGGTCCAGCACCGAAATGGTGCGTATTCCTCGACAGCATGGTGGAAGAAATGGCAGAGGAGGTACATACCGAGACATACGACAACTACAAGTTCTTGACTCTGCCAGAATTGAAACAGTTGAGTCTAGCTCATTTGATCGGCAAGACGAACCTCCTGCGGCCATATATGCACGGATATTTTGTCGCTTCCAAGCTTTATGAGCAAGCTAAGTTGATTGTCAACCCCTACGCctgggaagaagagagaatGAAACGCGTCAAGGACAAAGTCGAGAAGGAGCGTGCCAGTAGAATCCGGGGCACcaagaaggtcaaggtcaACCAGAAATTGGTTGACAAGATTCTCAAGAAGCAGGAGAACAGAGAAAAGGTCGACACTAATGCCGGTATTTTGGGAGACGACCGTTTCGCAGCGGTCttcgaggatgaagagttCGTGGTGGACGAGACTAGCAAGACATTCCAGTTGCTCAACCCCAGTGCACAAATTGAGCAGCCTGTGGATCCTAAGGCTCCAACCCGTTACCAAGCCAAGGACTCTGATGACGAATCTGGAAGCGAAGACGAGATACGTAATTCGAGCAAATCCGGGAATGACATAACGATGAGGGTATCATCTACGCAAAACGAAGGTCAGCCTTTGAGAGACACCGCCCTAGGGTCGCGGATACAGAAATCAGGACGGGTCACCAAGGCACGGCAGGGCGATATCGGCGGCGAGCGTCAGGTTACATTTATTCCTGAatcgaaaaagaagaagctacAAGAACAAGACCAGCCATCCCCTCGACAACAGCAAAGAGGCGAGCGGAGGAGTGCCAGCTCCAACACATTCAGGAGAATGTGA
- the ABD1 gene encoding mRNA cap guanine-N7 methyltransferase — MPDYDGDDRTRNGESSHHRNKKRARDEVQDDLPQPYNANSLQAAKRRAVSPSEQPRKQKRPGARARISEAEREAIRQRQIEREREQAAQQAAAAEQNHMRGVHDVVRQHYNSVPERGRQWRTTDSKIKGLRVFNNWIKSCIIQRYSPDEDHTPGSREMGRSSGKDLLVLDIGCGKGGDLNKWQQAPQPIQLYVGLDPADVSIEQARDRYRILCSRGRGGRGGSHRRPPPRLFDARFHVKDCYRESIEDIEIVQQVGFDPSPMNKRGFDVVTMMFSMHYAFECEENARTMLRNVAGALKKGGRFIGCIPNSDVLGEKVRAFNEKAAAKKAEKEERDKGGDGATTTTTTPPPAEPEDGELEEGEEEPTAEWGNSIYRVRFPGKTPQDGIFRPAFGWKYNFFLDEAVEEVPEYVVPWEAFRALADDFNLELQFHRTFSEIWEAEKDDPELGPLSERMGVRERGGGPLLVSDEEMEAASFYIGFCFYKV; from the coding sequence ATGCCCGACTACGATGGAGATGACAGGACTCGAAATGGGGAATCATCCCATCACAGAAACAAGAAGCGAGCCCGAGACGAGGTGCAAGATGACCTCCCTCAACCCTACAACGCGAATTCcctccaagctgccaagagACGCGCCGTCTCGCCGTCCGAACAGCCGCGCAAGCAAAAGCGCCCAGGAGCAAGAGCCCGCATCTCCGAAGCCGAACGCGAGGCTATTCGGCAGCGCCAAATCGAGCGAGAGCGCGAGCAGGCCGCCCAAcaagccgcagccgcagagCAGAACCACATGAGAGGAGTACACGACGTCGTCCGCCAACACTACAACAGCGTGCCCGAGAGAGGCAGGCAGTGGAGAACGACAGACAGTAAGATCAAGGGCCTCCGTGTCTTTAACAACTGGATCAAGAGCTGCATCATCCAGCGCTACTCCCCCGACGAAGACCACACCCCGGGCTCCCGCGAAATGGGCCGCTCCAGCGGCAAAGACCTCCTCGTTCTTGACATAGGCTGCGGAAAAGGCGGTGACCTCAACAAGTGGCAACAGGCGCCGCAACCAATCCAGCTCTACGTCGGCCTCGACCCTGCCGACGTGAGTATCGAGCAAGCCCGCGACCGCTATAGAATCCTCTGTTCACGAGGCcgtggcggccgcggcggctcTCACCGCAGACCACCGCCCCGCCTATTCGACGCCCGCTTCCATGTCAAAGACTGCTACCGCGAGAGCATTGAAGACATCGAAATCGTCCAGCAAGTAGGCTTCGACCCGTCCCCCATGAACAAGCGCGGCTTCGACGTCGTCACCATGATGTTCTCCATGCACTACGCCTTCGAGTGCGAAGAGAACGCCCGCACAATGCTGCGCAACGTCGCAGGAGCCCTCAAGAAAGGCGGCCGTTTCATCGGCTGCATCCCCAACTCGGACGTGCTGGGCGAGAAGGTCCGCGCCTTCAACGAAAAGGCCGCTGCCAAGAAGGCAGAAAAGGAGGAAAGGGACaagggcggcgacggtgccaccaccaccaccaccacgccACCCCCGGCTGAACCCGAGGACGGTGAGCTggaagagggcgaggaggaacCTACCGCCGAATGGGGCAACTCCATTTATCGCGTCCGGTTCCCCGGCAAGACACCTCAGGATGGCATTTTCAGGCCAGCATTCGGCTGGAAATACAACTTCTTCCTAGACGAAGCCGTAGAAGAAGTTCCGGAATATGTTGTCCCCTGGGAGGCATTCCGTGCGTTGGCGGACGACTTTAATCTCGAATTGCAGTTCCACCGAACGTTTAGTGAGATCTGGGAAGCGGAGAAGGATGATCCAGAACTGGGACCCCTGAGTGAGAGGATGGGTGTGAGGGAGCGAGGTGGAGGACCGCTTTTGGTGTCAGACGAGGAGATGGAAGCTGCTAGCTTCTATATTGGTTTTTGCTTTTACAAGGTGTAA
- the GEM1 gene encoding Mitochondrial Rho GTPase 1 gives MTTVRICVCGDESTGKSSLIASLVKDQFMSNKIQPVLPQITIPPSIGTPENVTTTIVDTSARPQDRTTLRKEIRKCNVILLVYADHYSYERVALFWMPYFRSLGVNVPVVLCANKSDLAGQGNTPQIIEEEMLPVMAEFREIDSCIRTSAREHKNVNEVFFLCQKAVTHPIAPLFDYKEGRLKPACVAALKRVFFLCDKDQDGFLNDQEMRDFQARCFDKPLTSDDLDNIKLSISKTMPDANLERGIDQSGFLQLNKIYAEKGRHETIWIILRKYHYTDSLSLEDKFLHPRFDVPEYCSAELSPIGYRFFVDLFLLFDKDNDGGLNDQELEALFSPTPGLPASWVDSSFPSSTVRNEGGHITLQGWLAQWSMTTFLEPKTTIEYLAYLGFESPNVKDDITAALKITKSRKRRRRPGRVERNVVLCYLIGAPGAGKSSLLDSFLNRPFEGLYHPTIKPRRAVNSVELPGGKQVYLIFEELGELEPAILENRFKLDACDLICYAYDSSDPDSFSHIVDVRSKYPHLDELPSVYTALKADKDKTTQRSELQPDQYTSSLSMNTPLHVSVTWNSIAELFVALAETATNPSMGFPKTEEEAPDRTSLYLALGATACAAVAAVMIWRRSTNAA, from the exons ATGACGACAG TTCGAATTTGCGTGTGCGGTGACGAGAGCACGGGAAAGTCCAGCCTCATTGCTTCgctcgtcaaggaccagtTCATGAGCAACAAGATCCAGCCAGTCCTCCCCCAGATCACTATTCCGCCCAGCATCGGAACCCCAGAAAATGTCACGACAACCATCGTCGATACCTCTGCCCGTCCTCAAGACCGAACCACCCTGCGCAAGGAGATCAGAAAATGCAATGTCATTCTCCTCGTCTACGCCGACCACTACAGTTACGAGAGAGTAGCTCTCTTTTGGATGCCATATTTCCGGTCTCTCGGTGTCAATGTTCCTGTTGTCCTATGTGCCAATAAATCAGATCTCGCCGGTCAGGGCAACACCCCTCAGATCATAGAGGAAGAGATGTTGCCCGTCATGGCTGAATTTCGCGAGATCGATTCCTGCATCAGAACCAGTGCTCGAGAACATAAAAACGTCAACGAGGTCTTCTTCCTGTGCCAAAAGGCCGTCACCCATCCCATTGCCCCCCTCTTCGACTACAAGGAAGGTCGCCTCAAGCCGGCTTGCGTAGCCGCTCTCAAGCGAGTCTTCTTCCTTTGCGACAAGGATCAGGATGGCTTCTTGAATGACCAAGAGATGCGGGACTTTCAGGCACGCTGTTTTGATAAGCCTCTTACCAGCGACGACTTGGATAACATTAAGCTGTCCATCTCCAAGACTATGCCCGATGCGAATCTGGAACGGGGCATCGATCAATCTGGCTTTCTACAACTCAACAAGATTTACGCCGAGAAGGGTCGGCACGAAACTATTTGGATCATTCTTCGCAAATATCACTACACCGACAGCTTGAGTCTTGAGGACAAATTCCTACATCCCAGGTTTGACGTTCCTGAGTATTGCTCAGCTGAACTAAGCCCTATTGGATATAGGTTCTTTGTGGACTTGTTTCTGCTCTTTGACAAGGATAATGATGGAGGGCTGAACGACCAAGAGCTCGAGGCTTTATTCTCGCCCACTCCTGGCCTCCCGGCTTCTTGGGTCGACTCATCCTTCCCTTCCTCCACAGTGCGCAACGAAGGCGGTCACATCACACTGCAAGGTTGGCTAGCACAGTGGAGTATGACAACGTTCCTGGAGCCAAAAACTACTATCGAGTATCTCGCCTACCTCGGTTTCGAATCCCCCAACGTCAAGGACGACATAACCGCCGCCCTCAAGATCACCAAGTCCCGAAaacgaagaagacggccggGCAGGGTCGAAAGAAATGTGGTTCTCTGTTACCTCATCGGAGCCCCAGGAGCCGGCAAGTCCTCTCTTCTCGACTCATTCCTAAACCGACCATTCGAAGGGCTATATCACCCCACCATCAAACCCCGTCGGGCAGTTAATAGCGTGGAACTCCCTGGTGGTAAGCAGGTGTATCTCATTTTCGAGGAATTGGGCGAGCTCGAACCAGCCATTTTGGAAAACCGGTTCAAATTGGATGCCTGCGATTTGATTTGTTACGCTTACGACTCCTCCGATCCCGATTCCTTCTCCCATATCGTCGATGTGAGGTCCAAGTACCCACatctcgacgagctgccTTCTGTTTACACCGCTCTAAAAGCCGACAAAGATAAAACCACGCAGCGAAGCGAGCTCCAACCCGACCAGTACACATCTTCGCTCAGCATGAACACGCCACTTCACGTGAGTGTGACTTGGAACAGCATCGCCGAGCTCTTTGTGGCACTCGCCGAAACCGCAACCAACCCGAGCATGGGATTCCCTAAGACAGAAGAGGAAGCTCCCGATCGTACAAGCTTGTACTTGGCTCTCGGAGCCACTGCCTGTGCAgccgttgctgctgtcatGATTTGGCGTCGTTCAACAAACGCCGCATAA